In Ooceraea biroi isolate clonal line C1 chromosome 13, Obir_v5.4, whole genome shotgun sequence, a genomic segment contains:
- the LOC105286337 gene encoding uncharacterized protein LOC105286337 isoform X2 has translation MDSSTLQTENLFKLRCLIKTTEIRHSAQCKFGRKLFFALATSNADIILYFKREPLCLPVVKRVPWFQGSHKQIAAFCFDPSGIWLLCITVDGSLYMLPALTLIGENYVIDKRWKTEDVTYIPFVNSQLSHFRPTSVTWWKNTHTHTPIDIGIIGTECGAILFINLSNGYQMGITYINESISSLHICQNENEEDACLLITSKCQQQWRLSLEQHIHTFLHNFQEKDSYSDANLNGTTYDNTEGSVSKSKLQELKQLSVEKLAILKQKLIEAKNQTLGESLQCYDTSNNKESDNGIPGYSEKLECKKDFISPEPISKDMFLSLQYNREGQQLYTRYYPVTNHITVHDPNLAVVPLSVHKIFDTCETVLLAHRFFFITDINQHVMYIISNQLSEAHINEDCKFNYESVVGTFSFKNSKEVIRAVYKVAKFNNVISSKASQNIESKYTLPKNVKDIKIEISSLDSCIIVTNRCVYEVILRESLLSIFMELVLKNELQKAEKLAMVFGLNGQHLLEYAGDLFLSNKELSRAVASYKMSKVCKLLKSVLKFASVGQTSELLSCLTHCLLTPVTEMPIATRIHLSNLCVLAFIEMILRVWSEQSKAIYKEFLYFLSTNTFYDELLAINIAGQTYLWEVLHHLATQRSLYGQMLDILMKAVQIFGTTNFHPKSYGLLICLSESGLMQAMLLNHNLTRSHISFVRDNLRDCQIFVLQRLVTLYDPTNPTLRSRLIQCQIRRKITSYSQQSSQCDSIDVADNTR, from the exons ATGGATTCCAGTACACTACAAActgagaatttatttaaattacgatGTTTAATCAAAACCACCGAGATACGACATAGTGCACAGTGCAAATttggaagaaaattattttttgcccTGGCGACCAGCAACGCCGACATTATCCTTTATTTTAAACGAGAACCCTTGTGTCTACCAGTTGTTAAAAGAGTTCCTTGGTTTCAAGGGTCACACAAACAAATTGCTGCTTTTTGCTTTGATCCAAGTGGTATATGGTTACTATGTATAACTGTAGACGGATCATTGTACATGCTTCCTGCTTTGACTCTAATTGGTGAAAATTATGTCATTGATAAGAGATGGAAAACAGAGGATGTAACTTACATCCCTTTTGTAAATTCTCAGCTCTCTCATTTTAG aCCAACTAGTGTTACATGGTGGAAGAATACGCATACGCATACACCAATTGATATCGGTATCATAGGAACCGAATGTggtgcaattttatttataaatctttcaaATGGCTATCAAATGGGTATAACGTACATTAATGAGAGTATAAGCAGTCTACATATTTGCCAAAATGAAAACGAGGAGGATGCATGTCTTTTAATAACTAGTAAATGTCAACAACAATGGCGTTTGTCTTTGGAACAGCACATACATACCTTCTTACATAATTTTCAAGAGAAAGACTCTTATAGTGATGCAAATTTAAATGGTACTACTTATGACAATACGGAAGGTTCAGTTTCCAAGTCAAAGTTACAAGAACTTAAACAGCTCTCTGTCGAGAAACTGGCAATTCTTAAGCAAAAGTTAATTGAAGCCAAAAATCAAACACTGGGTGAGAGCTTACAGTGCTATG ATACTTCAAATAACAAAGAGAGTGACAATGGAATTCCTGGTTATTCGGAAAAATTGGAATGCAAGAAAGATTTTATTAGCCCAGAACCAATATCGAAAGAtatgtttctctctttgcaATATAATAGGGAAGGTCAACAATTATATACACGCTACTATCCTGTCACTAATCATATTACG GTTCATGATCCGAATTTAGCCGTAGTACCCTTGTcggtacataaaatattcgacACATGTGAGACTGTTTTATTAGCGCacagatttttttttattaccgaCATTAATcaacatgtaatgtatataatatccAATCAATTATCAGAGGCTCACATAAATGAAGACTGCAAGTTTAATTACGAGTCCGTTGTTGGAACATTTTCCTTTAAAAACAGCAAGGAAGTGATACGCGCGGTGTACAAAGTAGCAAAGTTCAATAACGTGATATCAAGTAAAGCTTCTCAAAATATCGAGAGTAAATATACTTTACCAAAGAACGTGAAAGATATTAAGATCGAGATTTCTAGCTTAGATTCCTGTATAATTGTTACAAATCGCTGCGTATACGAAGTTATTTTAAG GGAATCACTTTTGTCGATTTTCATGGAGTTAGTACTGAAGAACGAGCTGCAGAAAGCGGAGAAATTAGCAATGGTATTCGGATTGAACGGGCAACACTTGTTGGAATATGCTGGCGATTTATTTTTGTCAAACAAAGAACTCTCACGTGCAGTAGCCTCTTATAAGATGTCCAAAGTA TGCAAATTGTTAAAAAGTGTGTTAAAGTTTGCATCGGTTGGTCAAACCTCGGAATTATTGAGTTGCCTTACACACTGTTTACTGACGCCCGTTACTGAAATGCCAATTGCAACACGGATACATTTATCCAATTTGTGTGTACTTGCTTTTATTGAAATGATATTGAGGGTTTGGTCCGAGCAGTCTAAAGCAATTTACAAAGAGTTTTT atatttcttatcgacaaatacattttacgaCGAATTGCTAGCTATTAATATAGCTGGTCAAACTTACCTTTGGGAGGTGTTACATCATTTGGCTACGCAAAGGAGTCTGTACGGCCAAATGTtggatattttaatgaaagcGGTACAAATATTTGGGACAACCAACTTTCATCCAAAATCAT atGGTTTACTCATATGTTTAAGCGAATCTGGCCTGATGCAAGCAATGTTATtgaaccataatttaactagATCCCACATATCGTTCGTACGCGATAATCTGCGTGATTGTCAAATCTTTGTACTTCAG aGATTAGTAACCTTATATGATCCAACTAATCCAACATTACGATCTAGGCTAATACAATGCCAAATACGTCGTAAAATCACATCATATAGTCAACAATCTAGTCAATGTGATTCTATAGACGTTGCCGATAATACT AGATAA
- the LOC105286337 gene encoding uncharacterized protein LOC105286337 isoform X1, which translates to MDSSTLQTENLFKLRCLIKTTEIRHSAQCKFGRKLFFALATSNADIILYFKREPLCLPVVKRVPWFQGSHKQIAAFCFDPSGIWLLCITVDGSLYMLPALTLIGENYVIDKRWKTEDVTYIPFVNSQLSHFRPTSVTWWKNTHTHTPIDIGIIGTECGAILFINLSNGYQMGITYINESISSLHICQNENEEDACLLITSKCQQQWRLSLEQHIHTFLHNFQEKDSYSDANLNGTTYDNTEGSVSKSKLQELKQLSVEKLAILKQKLIEAKNQTLGESLQCYDTSNNKESDNGIPGYSEKLECKKDFISPEPISKDMFLSLQYNREGQQLYTRYYPVTNHITVHDPNLAVVPLSVHKIFDTCETVLLAHRFFFITDINQHVMYIISNQLSEAHINEDCKFNYESVVGTFSFKNSKEVIRAVYKVAKFNNVISSKASQNIESKYTLPKNVKDIKIEISSLDSCIIVTNRCVYEVILRESLLSIFMELVLKNELQKAEKLAMVFGLNGQHLLEYAGDLFLSNKELSRAVASYKMSKVCKLLKSVLKFASVGQTSELLSCLTHCLLTPVTEMPIATRIHLSNLCVLAFIEMILRVWSEQSKAIYKEFLYFLSTNTFYDELLAINIAGQTYLWEVLHHLATQRSLYGQMLDILMKAVQIFGTTNFHPKSYGLLICLSESGLMQAMLLNHNLTRSHISFVRDNLRDCQIFVLQRLVTLYDPTNPTLRSRLIQCQIRRKITSYSQQSSQCDSIDVADNTTINHLSIFKHNFLATWEMKEDFFHVNIETEDIKQLVITLFNF; encoded by the exons ATGGATTCCAGTACACTACAAActgagaatttatttaaattacgatGTTTAATCAAAACCACCGAGATACGACATAGTGCACAGTGCAAATttggaagaaaattattttttgcccTGGCGACCAGCAACGCCGACATTATCCTTTATTTTAAACGAGAACCCTTGTGTCTACCAGTTGTTAAAAGAGTTCCTTGGTTTCAAGGGTCACACAAACAAATTGCTGCTTTTTGCTTTGATCCAAGTGGTATATGGTTACTATGTATAACTGTAGACGGATCATTGTACATGCTTCCTGCTTTGACTCTAATTGGTGAAAATTATGTCATTGATAAGAGATGGAAAACAGAGGATGTAACTTACATCCCTTTTGTAAATTCTCAGCTCTCTCATTTTAG aCCAACTAGTGTTACATGGTGGAAGAATACGCATACGCATACACCAATTGATATCGGTATCATAGGAACCGAATGTggtgcaattttatttataaatctttcaaATGGCTATCAAATGGGTATAACGTACATTAATGAGAGTATAAGCAGTCTACATATTTGCCAAAATGAAAACGAGGAGGATGCATGTCTTTTAATAACTAGTAAATGTCAACAACAATGGCGTTTGTCTTTGGAACAGCACATACATACCTTCTTACATAATTTTCAAGAGAAAGACTCTTATAGTGATGCAAATTTAAATGGTACTACTTATGACAATACGGAAGGTTCAGTTTCCAAGTCAAAGTTACAAGAACTTAAACAGCTCTCTGTCGAGAAACTGGCAATTCTTAAGCAAAAGTTAATTGAAGCCAAAAATCAAACACTGGGTGAGAGCTTACAGTGCTATG ATACTTCAAATAACAAAGAGAGTGACAATGGAATTCCTGGTTATTCGGAAAAATTGGAATGCAAGAAAGATTTTATTAGCCCAGAACCAATATCGAAAGAtatgtttctctctttgcaATATAATAGGGAAGGTCAACAATTATATACACGCTACTATCCTGTCACTAATCATATTACG GTTCATGATCCGAATTTAGCCGTAGTACCCTTGTcggtacataaaatattcgacACATGTGAGACTGTTTTATTAGCGCacagatttttttttattaccgaCATTAATcaacatgtaatgtatataatatccAATCAATTATCAGAGGCTCACATAAATGAAGACTGCAAGTTTAATTACGAGTCCGTTGTTGGAACATTTTCCTTTAAAAACAGCAAGGAAGTGATACGCGCGGTGTACAAAGTAGCAAAGTTCAATAACGTGATATCAAGTAAAGCTTCTCAAAATATCGAGAGTAAATATACTTTACCAAAGAACGTGAAAGATATTAAGATCGAGATTTCTAGCTTAGATTCCTGTATAATTGTTACAAATCGCTGCGTATACGAAGTTATTTTAAG GGAATCACTTTTGTCGATTTTCATGGAGTTAGTACTGAAGAACGAGCTGCAGAAAGCGGAGAAATTAGCAATGGTATTCGGATTGAACGGGCAACACTTGTTGGAATATGCTGGCGATTTATTTTTGTCAAACAAAGAACTCTCACGTGCAGTAGCCTCTTATAAGATGTCCAAAGTA TGCAAATTGTTAAAAAGTGTGTTAAAGTTTGCATCGGTTGGTCAAACCTCGGAATTATTGAGTTGCCTTACACACTGTTTACTGACGCCCGTTACTGAAATGCCAATTGCAACACGGATACATTTATCCAATTTGTGTGTACTTGCTTTTATTGAAATGATATTGAGGGTTTGGTCCGAGCAGTCTAAAGCAATTTACAAAGAGTTTTT atatttcttatcgacaaatacattttacgaCGAATTGCTAGCTATTAATATAGCTGGTCAAACTTACCTTTGGGAGGTGTTACATCATTTGGCTACGCAAAGGAGTCTGTACGGCCAAATGTtggatattttaatgaaagcGGTACAAATATTTGGGACAACCAACTTTCATCCAAAATCAT atGGTTTACTCATATGTTTAAGCGAATCTGGCCTGATGCAAGCAATGTTATtgaaccataatttaactagATCCCACATATCGTTCGTACGCGATAATCTGCGTGATTGTCAAATCTTTGTACTTCAG aGATTAGTAACCTTATATGATCCAACTAATCCAACATTACGATCTAGGCTAATACAATGCCAAATACGTCGTAAAATCACATCATATAGTCAACAATCTAGTCAATGTGATTCTATAGACGTTGCCGATAATACT acAATCAATCACCTATCTATCTTTAAGCATAACTTTTTGGCCACTTGGGAGATGAAAGAAGATTTTTTTCACGTAAATATCGAGACTGAAGATATAAAGCAACTGGTGATAacacttttcaatttttaa
- the LOC113563204 gene encoding uncharacterized protein LOC113563204, protein MKIEVFSVSCGHCHTLAVTNNGIYAWGASQFGQLGLGKVSQCSTPELVTSLAQESIVEAVAGQYHSVALTADGRVFTWGWGVHGQLGHGNTDEKTIATLVTALLGTVVCHVSAGYAHTLVLSMDGIVYAFGCNVLGQLGMGSNAKSSLPMRISLPDEITLISTGYFHNLAVSNTNKLYIWGASPQVLRLQAQAQKKIRILEQQDANEKTFLEDGIEAKTGQTEMIISNAEMQKKPSENADLASLNVDLIEENQTHLKPSVVDTSLVKGQITQISAGCHHNALITKDGSLYTWGRNLDGQIGNGTRREVPIPTPLYYNPACIFSQIPPRHNEFKKMQNLDNNTKSNDSPTDNVQRNAGLNKKRINPVINAVGIACGYDYTIAIQPGGTVLAWGNNSRAQLGRIPAKETRDADDKLVLLKSSKRVVRLPNTLHVALDVPSQVPSIASPVISYQSNDASSLAGLVSPLSVIEKSPGELTLHYVLERFHGLYCSANIMRKSIELENYQACSKIAALQGNIRAAFNYQLKVLHKLSLQSTGNYSMEISRETTVSATKIARAMRDNACEESSRNIKRNTELFNRQAEKNFMESLENSVTRNWMKIPTSRSLNNLQALAQELYTFDCQGGLEELCRTQKNYNSSSSNIDADYSDIESNTNEDEQQERIDDLIFNENDLLSRNKNITHHTESVGAKTMFNIDNHQTDTRKGKIPFSDTFPAALRSQRNYVINEAIRALKFYFNNINNEANILKCEILQDAISFWLQHNLPIQSLENVLLDHIHVIYYPLGLLLFCRNAIGRYLDANKYANRDDIMPEYAKIFSSLMADNYGVPLNGYPGVSKNNSPEQMMEGIISTVFSEMEDSRLFAHIKDSDAVNRLLMAKEDSMVFTCGHHFPISIYKTDIISRMETELLTFPPSLILPRTSQYLGNMLSCTSKPEILCPLCTVEALRATMKNS, encoded by the exons ATGAAGATAGAGGTGTTTAGTGTATCGTGCGGACATTGTCACACCTTGGCGGTTACTAACAACGGTATCTATGCTTGGGGAGCTAGTCAGTTTGGGCAGTTGGGCCTCGGCAAAGTATCGCAATGTTCGACTCCGGAATTGGTTACTTCATTAGCACAAGAGAGTATCGTCGAAGCGGTAGCCGGGCAATATCACTCCGTGGCACTGACCGCGGATGGCAGAGTGTTCACATGGGGATGGGGTGTTCACGGTCAATTGGGCCACGGTAATACCGACGAGAAAACCATAGCAACTTTAGTCACGGCTTTACTCGGTACTGTTGTGTGTCACGTCAGCGCTGGATACGCACACACTTTGGTATTGTCAATGGATGGTATCGTGTATGCTTTCGGATGTAACGTTCTTGGTCAACTGGGAATGGGCAGTAATGCCAAAAGCTCTCTCCCGATGAGAATATCGCTGCCGGATGAAATAACGCTTATAAGTACAGGATACTTTCACAAT CTAGCTGTCAGCAACACGAACAAATTATACATATGGGGCGCGAGTCCCCAAGTTCTAAGATTGCAAGCACAAGCGCAAAAGAAGATTCGTATATTGGAGCAACAAGATGCTAACGAGAAAACGTTTTTAGAGGATGGCATCGAGGCGAAAACTGGACAAACCGAAATGATTATCTCTAACGCAGAAATGCAAAAGAAACCATCTGAGAATGCAGATTTAGCAAGTCTCAACGTTGATTTGATCGAAGAGAATCAAACGCATTTAAAGCCATCTGTAGTGGATACAAGTTTAGTAAAAGGACAAATTACACAG ATATCAGCTGGCTGTCACCATAATGCATTGATAACAAAGGATGGTTCTCTGTATACGTGGGGCCGTAACTTGGACGGCCAAATAGGTAACGGCACCAGACGAGAAGTACCAATTCCGACGCCTCTATATTATAATCCAGCTTGCATCTTCTCGCAAATACCTCCTAGACACAAcgagtttaaaaaaatgcaaaacttgGACAATAATACTAAATCAAATGATTCACCGACTGACAATGTTCAGCGAAATGCTGGCCtcaataaaaagagaattaatCCTGTAATTAACGCCGTCGGAATCGCCTGCGGATATGATTATACGATCGCGATACAACCAG gAGGCACAGTATTAGCTTGGGGCAATAACAGTAGGGCGCAATTGGGTCGCATCCCCGCGAAAGAGACACGTGATGCTGATGATAAACTCGTATTATTGAAATCGTCGAAGCGAGTGGTACGACTACCTAATACGCTGCACGTAGCTTTGGATGTTCCTAGTCAAGTACCCAGTATTGCGAGCCCGGTAATATCTTATCAGTCAAACGATGCGTCTTCTCTTGCTGGGCTCGTTTCTCCTTTGAGCGTCATCGAAAAGTCTCCAGGAGAATTAACACTTCACTATGTTCTCGAACGCTTCCATGGTTTATATTGCTCTGCTAATATTATGAGAAAG AGTATTGAATTGGAAAATTATCAAGCTTGTTCTAAAATAGCAGCGTTACAAGGTAATATCCGGGCTGCTTTCAATTATCAACTGAAGGTCTTACACAAATTAAGCCTTCAATCAACGGGAAATTATTCAATGGAAATTTCACGTGAAACAACGGTGTCCGCAACCAAAATTGCGCGTGCAATGAGGGATAATGCTTGCGAGGAATCATCTCGGAATATCAAGAGAAACACCGAATTGTTTAATAGACAAGCGGAGAAGAATTTCATGGAATCCTTGGAGAACAGCGTCACACGAAACTGGATGAAAATTCCTACGAGTAGATCGTTGAACAATTTGCAAGCACTCGCACAAGAATTATATACTTTTGATTGTCAAGGTGGCTTGGAAGAATTGTGTAGAActcaaaaaaattataattcttctTCGTCGAACATCGACGCAGATTATTCTGACATCGAGTCCAACACGAATGAAGATGAACAACAAGAACGGATCGATGATCTGATTTTTAACGAGAACGACTTGCTGTCacgaaataaaaacataactCACCACACTGAATCAGTCGGCGCGAAAACAATGTTCAACATTGACAATCATCAGACGGACACGCGCAAAGGGAAAATTCCATTTTCCGACACCTTTCCGGCAGCTTTACGTTCTCAAAGAAATTACGTGATCAACGAGGCCATAAGAGCGctaaagttttatttcaacAATATCAATAACGAAGCGAACATTCTCAAGTGCGAAATATTGCAGGACGCAATTAGTTTTTGGCTCCAACACAATTTACCGATACAAAGTTTGGAAAATGTTTTACTCGATCACATACACGTCATCTATTATCCACTTGGATTATTACTGTTTTG tCGGAATGCGATAGGAAGATATCTGGATGCAAATAAGTATGCCAATCGGG atGACATTATGCCGGaatatgcaaaaattttctcCTCTTTAATGGCAGATAATTACGGCGTACCCTTAAACGGATATCCAGGcgtaagtaaaaataatagtcCAGAGCAAATGATGGAAGGGATTATAAGTACAGTATTTTCCGAAATGGAAGATTCCAGATTATTTGCGCATATTAAG GACTCGGATGCTGTGAATCGTTTGCTTATGGCAAAAGAAGATAGCATGGTATTTACTTGTGGACATCACTTTCCAATTTCAATATACAAAACGGATATCATATCAAGAATGGAAACTGAATTATTAACGTTTCCGCCATCGTTGATACTTCCACGTACATCACAGTATTTAGGGAATATGTTGTCTTGTACATCTAAACCTGAAATTCTGTGTCCATTATGTACGGTCGAAGCACTGAGAGCAACCATGAAAAATAGTTGA